The Desulfosporosinus acidiphilus SJ4 genome has a window encoding:
- a CDS encoding ABC transporter ATP-binding protein: MLSVTSLVTSYGSIKALKGIDLEVPEGSIVSLIGANGAGKTTAMKSIAGIIKPQEGKITFQGKAIQGWPSHKIVGLGMSLVPEGRQILARMTVLENLEMGAYQRKDKEIAQDLEKVFSRFPILSERKHQAGGTLSGGQQQMLAISRALMARPKLLLLDEPSMGLAPLVVAEIFRVIQEINQEGTTVLLVEQNVRQALKIAHYAYVLETGKIVLHGSAQEIAQNPRVKEAYLGGSKAIVND; the protein is encoded by the coding sequence ATGCTGAGTGTAACATCGTTAGTGACGAGCTATGGCAGTATTAAGGCGCTTAAGGGTATTGATCTGGAGGTTCCGGAGGGTTCTATTGTTTCTTTGATCGGTGCCAACGGGGCCGGAAAGACTACGGCAATGAAGTCTATAGCTGGAATTATTAAACCCCAGGAAGGTAAGATTACTTTCCAGGGAAAAGCGATTCAGGGTTGGCCGTCCCATAAAATTGTTGGCTTGGGTATGTCCTTGGTTCCGGAAGGCAGACAGATCCTCGCACGCATGACGGTATTGGAGAACTTAGAAATGGGGGCTTACCAACGAAAGGATAAGGAGATAGCCCAGGATTTAGAAAAGGTGTTCAGCCGTTTCCCGATACTTTCCGAACGGAAACACCAGGCCGGGGGGACGCTTTCGGGCGGCCAGCAGCAAATGCTGGCGATAAGCCGGGCTTTAATGGCTAGGCCTAAGCTCCTTCTTCTAGATGAACCGTCAATGGGTTTGGCTCCCTTGGTTGTTGCAGAAATCTTCCGGGTTATTCAAGAGATCAATCAAGAGGGAACGACGGTACTCCTGGTGGAACAAAATGTACGCCAAGCCTTGAAGATTGCTCATTACGCCTACGTGTTGGAGACAGGGAAAATTGTGCTGCATGGTTCAGCCCAAGAAATTGCCCAAAACCCGCGTGTGAAGGAAGCTTATTTAGGGGGCTCCAAAGCCATTGTCAATGACTAG
- a CDS encoding ABC transporter ATP-binding protein, which yields MILTLDQVSKEFGGLKALSDISFTVNKGDVFGVIGPNGAGKTTLFNLITGIFPPTSGNIIFNGTEIIGLKPYKVTALGIARTFQNIRLFDNLTVLENVMVGAHSHMKASIWQGIWRTPKQRREEKAVTDRAKELLALVGIKAIFELSGALAYGQQRRLEIARALAADPEILLLDEPAAGMNESETEDLMRLITQIRDMGKTIILIEHDMNLVMNTCNRLAVINFGSKIAEGNPEEIQTNSEVIEAYLGKEED from the coding sequence ATGATTTTAACTCTCGACCAAGTGAGCAAAGAATTCGGGGGACTTAAAGCCTTATCAGATATAAGTTTTACGGTGAACAAGGGAGACGTTTTTGGGGTTATTGGCCCCAATGGAGCGGGTAAGACGACACTTTTCAATCTGATTACCGGAATTTTTCCTCCGACAAGCGGAAATATCATCTTTAATGGCACAGAAATAATAGGCTTAAAACCCTACAAGGTAACGGCTTTGGGGATTGCGCGGACATTCCAAAATATTCGTCTGTTTGACAACTTAACTGTTTTGGAGAATGTCATGGTTGGAGCGCATTCTCATATGAAAGCCAGCATCTGGCAGGGGATTTGGCGGACCCCAAAACAACGACGCGAAGAGAAAGCCGTGACAGATCGGGCAAAAGAACTATTGGCTTTGGTAGGTATTAAAGCCATTTTCGAGCTTTCAGGCGCGTTGGCCTACGGGCAGCAAAGAAGGCTGGAGATTGCCCGGGCCTTAGCCGCTGATCCGGAGATCTTGCTGCTGGACGAACCGGCGGCCGGAATGAATGAGAGCGAGACTGAAGATTTAATGCGCTTAATTACTCAGATTCGGGACATGGGAAAAACGATTATCCTCATTGAGCACGATATGAATTTAGTCATGAACACCTGCAATCGTCTAGCGGTGATTAATTTCGGCTCTAAAATCGCAGAGGGGAATCCTGAAGAAATCCAGACGAACTCCGAAGTTATCGAAGCCTACCTCGGAAAGGAGGAAGACTAG